The following are encoded together in the Rhodocyclaceae bacterium genome:
- a CDS encoding heme exporter protein CcmB, with the protein MKDARQGDSGENRGQTPISGAVPAPFLRTPLTVLRRDLLLTLRRPAELLTTLFFFIIVVSLFPLGIGPQPELL; encoded by the coding sequence ATGAAGGACGCACGGCAAGGAGACAGTGGGGAAAATCGGGGTCAGACCCCGATTTCCGGCGCGGTGCCCGCACCGTTTCTGCGGACGCCGTTGACCGTGCTGCGCCGTGACCTGCTGCTGACGCTGCGCCGGCCGGCGGAGCTGCTGACCACGTTGTTCTTCTTCATCATCGTGGTCAGTCTGTTCCCGCTGGGCATCGGGCCGCAGCCGGAGCTGTTG